TCGGCGCGGATTTACCCTAATCGAAATCCTTGTGGCCTTGGCGATCATCGGCTTTTTGCTGGGGCTGTTATTGCCCGCTGTACAAAAGGTACGAGATGCGGCAACCCGACAGGCGTGCCAAAACAACTTAAAGCAAGTTGGAATTGCCCTTCACTCTTTTCAAGTCACCTACGGCATTTTGCCGCCGCTGCCCTTAGATAGTGCAGGCTTTCGGGGGGATACTTATTCACGGCAACAAGTCAGTTGGCAGGTGTACGCTTTACCGTTCGTGGAGCGTGAGGATGTCTGGCGTCTCGCCCAGCAAGCGTACGCAGAAAATCCGAATCCTCTATCTCCCCCACATAGGCCCGCTTTGGCCGCCTACGTGAAAACTTACGCGTGTCCAGCGGATGGCCGTATTACGGCTTCCGTTCAGGATGCCGAAGGCATAACTGCCGCCTATACTTCCTATTTGGCAGTAACGGGGAGTTTCACCGGAACCCTAGATGGGTGTTTTTCCGGTCGGCCAGGCATCAAACTTATCAGCATTTCGGACGGGACCAGCCAAACGATACTTGTTGGGGAACGCCCACCGAGTTCCACTCTGGACGCCGGATGGTGGTATACGTCCCACCCATTACCCATGAATTCTTGGGAATTCGAGATGACTGCGCGATCCGGACTCGATCCGTTCCA
This is a stretch of genomic DNA from Fimbriiglobus ruber. It encodes these proteins:
- a CDS encoding DUF1559 domain-containing protein — protein: MLPHNSIRRGFTLIEILVALAIIGFLLGLLLPAVQKVRDAATRQACQNNLKQVGIALHSFQVTYGILPPLPLDSAGFRGDTYSRQQVSWQVYALPFVEREDVWRLAQQAYAENPNPLSPPHRPALAAYVKTYACPADGRITASVQDAEGITAAYTSYLAVTGSFTGTLDGCFSGRPGIKLISISDGTSQTILVGERPPSSTLDAGWWYTSHPLPMNSWEFEMTARSGLDPFHPQCGGFAVPTPSGTVAMYTYAPGILSDECSRYHFWSLHAGGANFLLADGSVKLLPYSAEPILGALASRSGGETPVIP